From one Pedobacter faecalis genomic stretch:
- a CDS encoding M14 metallopeptidase family protein, whose protein sequence is MAKSILLFFASLLLGSGVLVAQVRTPDDYLGYELGSRFTSHDQLIAYFKHVVAADKEHIKLISYGTSYEGRELIAVIISSTENMSRLEEIRQQNLRLSKGSFAGKALKGQPAIMWMSYNVHGNEASTSETAAKTLYALTGGRTNVVERWLSNTVVIIDPCLNPDGRTRYLNYFNEVSGAAPNLSPLAREHNEPWPGGRSNHYYFDLNRDWAWQTQQETRHRLKLYRQWMPQVMVDFHEQNYNEPYYFAPAAEPIHVDVTPWQREFQTIAGKNNAKYFDEYGWQYFTKERFDLLYPSYGDTYALYNGGVGMTYEQGGIDAGLAVITLQGDTLTLKDRIAHHYTTGLATLETVSRHADKLVQEFKSYFEKALIAPPGMYKTYVVRGVNGGRLQKLAELLDRNGISYAYGQNTALRGLNYETGKTEQFQPGRNDLIVNLHQPAAMLANVLFEPRTEVRDSNTYDITAWSLPYVYGLPAYAVKESVKGLYPSPDTATQKTVEPPAVRSYAWVVEWNSLTHARLLMDLQAAGIKVRVAEEPFTIAGKQFAVGALLVYRAENEKNIPGLVAKIEALQRKHTIVLQPIASGYAEKGKDLGSSAYPVLRAPKIALLAGSGSTAQNVGEIWHFLERELSCHIATVNIESLDLIDIRNFNVLIVPDGLYDAGISEHLQDWIKAGGKLILIDRAADAVADWKPFQIRIREAGKENSLPGAIFKLQMDAAHPLSAGIEKCYFTLKTDDKVYEALEKGKNVGSFHPGSYVSGIASKAARQKLDSGMLFGVEKIGSGTVIYLGNNILFRSFWESGKQIFANAVFLVN, encoded by the coding sequence ATGGCCAAAAGTATTCTGCTTTTTTTTGCGTCCCTCCTCCTGGGCAGCGGTGTACTTGTAGCCCAGGTAAGAACGCCCGACGACTACCTGGGTTATGAGTTGGGAAGCAGATTTACAAGTCACGACCAACTGATCGCTTATTTCAAACACGTAGTGGCGGCCGATAAAGAGCATATAAAGTTAATCAGCTACGGCACCTCCTATGAAGGGCGCGAACTGATCGCTGTGATAATATCCTCCACGGAAAATATGAGCAGGCTCGAAGAGATCAGGCAGCAGAACCTTCGTCTAAGTAAAGGAAGTTTTGCAGGTAAAGCCTTGAAGGGACAACCAGCCATTATGTGGATGAGTTATAATGTTCACGGTAACGAAGCTAGCACGTCAGAAACGGCTGCAAAAACCCTGTACGCGCTCACCGGGGGCAGGACGAATGTGGTTGAGCGCTGGTTGAGCAACACAGTGGTCATCATAGATCCCTGTCTGAACCCCGACGGCCGGACACGCTACCTGAACTATTTTAATGAAGTGAGCGGTGCTGCGCCTAACCTTAGTCCGCTGGCCAGAGAGCATAACGAACCCTGGCCGGGCGGTAGGAGCAATCACTATTACTTCGACCTGAACCGGGACTGGGCCTGGCAAACGCAGCAGGAGACGCGTCACCGCCTTAAGCTATACAGGCAGTGGATGCCTCAGGTGATGGTCGACTTCCATGAACAGAATTATAATGAACCCTACTATTTCGCCCCGGCCGCGGAGCCTATTCATGTCGATGTAACGCCATGGCAGCGGGAGTTCCAAACCATTGCTGGAAAGAACAATGCAAAATATTTTGATGAGTATGGCTGGCAGTATTTCACCAAGGAACGTTTCGACCTGCTCTATCCTTCGTATGGCGATACCTATGCCTTATATAATGGCGGCGTGGGCATGACCTACGAACAGGGAGGTATAGATGCCGGTCTTGCCGTAATCACCCTGCAGGGGGATACCCTTACCTTAAAAGATCGCATCGCACATCACTACACCACCGGACTGGCTACGCTGGAAACCGTTTCGCGGCATGCCGACAAACTGGTCCAGGAATTTAAAAGCTATTTTGAGAAGGCCTTGATCGCTCCCCCGGGGATGTATAAGACATACGTAGTGCGTGGGGTAAATGGGGGCAGACTCCAAAAACTGGCCGAACTGCTCGACCGGAACGGGATAAGCTATGCATATGGTCAGAACACTGCATTGAGGGGGCTGAACTATGAAACCGGAAAAACAGAGCAGTTCCAGCCGGGGCGGAACGATCTTATTGTGAACCTGCACCAGCCTGCAGCTATGCTGGCGAACGTGCTGTTTGAGCCGCGCACAGAAGTGCGCGACTCCAACACGTACGACATAACGGCCTGGTCGCTCCCTTATGTTTATGGCTTACCAGCATATGCAGTAAAGGAGTCTGTGAAAGGACTCTATCCATCCCCGGATACAGCAACGCAGAAAACAGTCGAGCCGCCCGCCGTACGGTCGTACGCCTGGGTGGTCGAATGGAATTCGCTTACACATGCCCGGCTACTGATGGATTTACAGGCCGCGGGAATTAAAGTGCGCGTAGCTGAAGAGCCGTTCACCATTGCCGGGAAGCAGTTTGCCGTAGGTGCCTTGCTGGTATACCGGGCGGAGAATGAAAAGAACATCCCTGGTTTGGTCGCGAAGATTGAAGCTTTGCAGCGTAAGCATACCATTGTGTTGCAGCCTATAGCGAGCGGTTACGCCGAAAAAGGAAAGGACTTGGGTTCGTCTGCCTACCCGGTTCTAAGAGCCCCTAAAATTGCCTTGTTGGCTGGCTCAGGTAGCACAGCCCAAAACGTGGGGGAGATCTGGCATTTTCTGGAGCGTGAGCTTAGCTGTCATATTGCCACTGTGAATATCGAGTCGCTCGACCTGATTGACATACGGAATTTTAACGTATTGATTGTTCCAGATGGCCTATACGACGCAGGAATAAGCGAACATTTGCAGGACTGGATTAAGGCGGGGGGTAAATTGATTTTGATAGACCGCGCAGCGGATGCGGTTGCAGATTGGAAGCCCTTTCAGATCCGCATACGTGAAGCAGGTAAAGAGAATAGTTTGCCTGGGGCAATTTTCAAGCTTCAGATGGATGCTGCCCACCCGCTTTCAGCGGGAATTGAAAAATGTTATTTCACGCTCAAAACGGATGACAAAGTTTACGAAGCTCTTGAAAAAGGAAAAAACGTGGGGTCATTTCATCCAGGAAGTTACGTGTCCGGTATAGCCAGTAAAGCAGCCCGCCAAAAGCTAGATAGCGGAATGCTGTTTGGTGTAGAAAAGATCGGCTCGGGAACGGTTATATATCTAGGAAACAATATTTTATTTCGTTCTTTCTGGGAATCCGGCAAACAAATCTTCGCCAACGCTGTTTTTCTAGTTAATTAG